DNA sequence from the Streptomyces sp. MST-110588 genome:
ACGGCAGCCTGGACCACCAGGACCGGCTGCTGGACATCGGCACCGCGCCGATCCTCAACCTCCACATCATCTACGACCGCAAGGTGCTGCGCCGCCCCTTCTTCGCGGCCCTCGGCTCGCCGGTCCAGTGGGTCTTCGACCGCACCGACGCCTCCGGCCTGGCCGGCCTGCCCGGCGGCAAGGGCTGCCAGTACCTGGCCGTCTCCCAGTCCGCGGCCCAGGACGAGATCGACCGGCCCGTCGCCGCACTGCGCGAGCGCTACCTGCCCGAACTGGCGCGGCTGCTGCCCGCCGCCCGCGGCGCCGAGGTCCGCGACTTCTTCGTCACCCGTGAACGCACCGCCACGTTCGCGCCCGCCCCGGGCGTCGGCAGGCTCCGCCCCGCCGCCCGCACCAAGAACCCCGGCCTGTACCTGGCCGGTGCGTGGACCGCCACCGGGTGGCCCGCGACCATGGAAAGCGCCGTGCGCAGCGGTCTGGCCGCCGCCCGCGAGGCGCTCACCGGACTCGGCTTCCCCCAGGGCCAGTTGCCCCAGGAGGTGGCATGACCACGAGCACGACCACGAGCACGACCGCTCGCACGAGCACGAGCATCGGAAACAGAGGAGAAACCGTGACCCCGGCTTCCCCAGCTATCGACACCGAGAGCGTTGCCGCGCTGCTGGAGCGCGGGCGCACGCTCGCCACTCCCGTGCTGCGTGCCGCCGTGAACCGGCTCGCTCCTCCCATGGACACCGTCGCCGCCTACCACTTCGGCTGGATCGACGCCGAGGGCCGCCCGGCCGCGGGCGACGGAGGCAAGGCCGTACGCCCCGCACTGGCGCTGCTGTCGGCGCAGGCCGCTGGAGCGCCCCCCGAGGTGGGCATCCCCGGCGCCGTCGCCGTGGAACTGGTGCACAACTTCTCGCTGCTGCACGACGACCTGATGGACGGCGACGAGCAGCGCCGGCACCGCGACACGGTGTGGAAGGTGCACGGGCCCGCGCAGGCCATCCTCGTCGGCGACGCGCTCTTCGCGCTCGCCGGCGAAATACTGCTGGAACTGGGAACGGTCGAGGCGGGCCGGGCCACCCGCCGGCTCACCCGCGCCACCCGCAAGCTGATCGACGGCCAGGCCCAGGACATCTCCTACGAGCACCGCGAGCGGGTCACCGTCGAGGAGTGCCTGGAGATGGAGGGCAACAAGACGGGCGC
Encoded proteins:
- a CDS encoding polyprenyl synthetase family protein, whose protein sequence is MTPASPAIDTESVAALLERGRTLATPVLRAAVNRLAPPMDTVAAYHFGWIDAEGRPAAGDGGKAVRPALALLSAQAAGAPPEVGIPGAVAVELVHNFSLLHDDLMDGDEQRRHRDTVWKVHGPAQAILVGDALFALAGEILLELGTVEAGRATRRLTRATRKLIDGQAQDISYEHRERVTVEECLEMEGNKTGALLACAVSIGAVLGGADDHTADTLEKYGYHLGLAFQAVDDLLGIWGDPDATGKQTWSDLRQRKKSLPVVAALAASGPASERLAAILAADAGKSETEIADFTEEEFASRAALIEEAGGRKWTSQEARRQHATAIAALDEVDMPEQVRAQLVALADFVVVRER